In a genomic window of Candidatus Zymogenus saltonus:
- the nuoF gene encoding NADH-quinone oxidoreductase subunit NuoF, with amino-acid sequence MTESVLLSRVELEDSHTLTVYEKNGGYEALKKVLGKVDPEELVEEVKSSRLRGRGGAGFPAGVKWGFVDKNSPKPKYLACNADEGEPGTFKDRLLIIKDPHQLIEGIIISSYAIGVATAFIYIRGEYHNEADILEGAIDEAYKAGYLGKNILGRGFSLELILHRGAGSYVCGDETALMESIEGHRGNPRLKPPFPAAVGLYEGPTVINNVETLSAVPYIVNKGADAYTAVGTKESAGTKLFCVSGNVNKPGVYELPLGFPMKKLIYEVCGGISGGRKLKGVIPGGSSTPILLPEEIEDLELAYESSKPGGFMLGSGAVIVIDERWCMVKIAARLAKFYAHESCGQCTPCREGTTWTYKILKRIEEGNGRKGDPELLLDIQDNILGKTLCPLGDAAAMPIIAIVEKFREEFDRHIEEARCPF; translated from the coding sequence ATGACCGAGTCAGTCCTTCTCAGCAGGGTGGAGTTGGAAGACTCCCACACGCTTACCGTTTACGAGAAAAACGGCGGGTATGAGGCGTTGAAAAAAGTTCTCGGCAAGGTCGACCCGGAGGAGCTTGTCGAAGAGGTAAAAAGCTCGAGGCTCCGGGGAAGGGGCGGTGCGGGATTTCCCGCGGGCGTCAAGTGGGGATTCGTAGATAAAAACTCCCCCAAACCGAAATACCTCGCCTGCAACGCGGACGAGGGCGAGCCGGGAACCTTCAAGGATCGACTCCTGATCATCAAGGACCCTCACCAGCTTATCGAGGGGATAATAATCTCGTCCTATGCCATAGGGGTGGCTACGGCGTTTATCTACATCAGGGGGGAATATCACAACGAGGCCGATATCCTCGAGGGAGCGATAGACGAGGCGTACAAGGCCGGGTACCTCGGCAAGAACATCCTCGGAAGAGGGTTCAGCCTCGAGCTGATACTTCACAGGGGAGCAGGCTCGTACGTCTGCGGGGACGAGACGGCCCTAATGGAGTCGATCGAGGGGCACAGGGGAAACCCGAGGCTCAAGCCGCCGTTTCCCGCCGCCGTGGGACTGTACGAAGGCCCAACGGTCATAAACAACGTGGAGACTCTGAGCGCCGTCCCATACATCGTAAATAAGGGCGCCGATGCGTACACCGCCGTGGGCACAAAGGAGAGCGCCGGGACAAAGCTCTTCTGCGTCAGCGGTAACGTCAACAAGCCGGGAGTCTACGAGCTTCCCCTCGGATTTCCAATGAAGAAGCTGATCTACGAGGTATGCGGGGGAATATCGGGCGGGAGAAAGCTTAAAGGCGTCATCCCCGGCGGATCGTCCACGCCTATCCTCCTGCCCGAAGAGATCGAAGACCTCGAACTTGCCTACGAAAGCTCAAAGCCGGGCGGCTTCATGCTGGGGTCGGGAGCGGTCATAGTGATAGACGAGAGATGGTGCATGGTAAAGATAGCAGCAAGGCTTGCCAAGTTCTACGCCCACGAGTCGTGCGGCCAGTGTACCCCCTGCCGGGAGGGCACCACCTGGACTTACAAGATACTCAAGAGGATAGAGGAGGGAAATGGAAGGAAGGGGGATCCGGAGCTGCTTCTCGATATCCAGGACAACATATTGGGAAAGACCCTCTGCCCCCTGGGCGACGCCGCGGCCATGCCCATCATTGCCATCGTGGAGAAGTTCAGGGAGGAATTCGACAGGCATATAGAGGAGGCCCGCTGCCCCTTTTAG
- the nuoE gene encoding NADH-quinone oxidoreductase subunit NuoE encodes MGKLSDTSINKIKEISRRYPTSESALLPALYVAQREKGWLAKEIMDEVADALDLPRVRVYGVATFYTMYYKKPMGKYVIQVCTNVSCMINGGEEIFGHLKKKFGIKSGETTGDGLFSILEVECLGNCGNAPVMQVNEDFYENLTIEAVDEIIDSLKKKK; translated from the coding sequence GTGGGAAAGTTATCAGATACATCGATAAATAAGATAAAAGAGATATCCAGGAGGTATCCCACTTCGGAGTCCGCCCTCCTGCCGGCCCTCTACGTCGCCCAGCGGGAGAAGGGGTGGCTCGCCAAGGAGATCATGGACGAGGTTGCGGACGCCCTCGATCTCCCGAGGGTGAGGGTCTACGGCGTCGCCACCTTCTACACCATGTACTACAAAAAGCCGATGGGAAAGTACGTCATCCAGGTCTGCACCAACGTTTCCTGCATGATAAACGGCGGGGAGGAGATCTTCGGGCACCTCAAGAAGAAATTCGGCATAAAAAGCGGCGAGACCACAGGAGACGGGCTCTTCTCGATCCTCGAGGTGGAGTGCCTCGGAAACTGCGGCAACGCACCGGTCATGCAGGTAAACGAGGATTTCTACGAGAACCTGACGATAGAGGCGGTTGACGAGATCATAGACAGCCTGAAGAAGAAAAAGTGA